DNA from Coriobacteriaceae bacterium:
CCTCGCGCGCTTTGAGCATACGAGCCGCACCAAGCAGCGCCGTCGCGTGCATATCGTGACCGCAAGCGTGCATGCAGCCGTTGGTGGATGCAAAGGGCTCGCCGGATTCCTCGGCAACGGGCAGGGCGTCCATGTCGCCACGGAGCATGATGACCGTACCGGCCTGCTCATTCGTGCAGACGCCATTACCCTGGGCCGCGGCGGCACCGGCGCCGACAAGGCCCACAACGCAGGAACCATCGACGAGCGTGGCAAACGGGATGTCCATCTCGGTCAGGCGCGCTTGGATATACGCAGAGGTCTGTGGGAGGCTATTACCCAGCTCGGGCATCTGGTGTAGATCGTGTCGCCACGCAGCGAGCTCGTCTGCAAAAGCCTGAGCTTCTGCAACAAGACCGTCACCGATAGCGGTCTGCGCCGCTGCGGTGGCCTTGGGCGCTGATTGCGGTTGAAGATCGGACAAAGCTGGTGCCATAGATGCCCTCCAGTATCGTTTTTGCAGCAAGCACTTTGATAGCATAAAGTGCAAGGTACTACTTTAAGGGCGAGGCATAAAAAATGCCGCCCCGGGAGGGCGGCGCAACAAGTTGTTTACAATTGCGGGCGCGGCTTTCGACGCAAAAAATCGAAGTGAGTCTCGCTCAAGATAATCGACAGGAAGATGAGCGCGAAGCCGGCGAGCAGGCGCGAGGTGAGCGCCTCCCCCATCAGCAGCACCGAGAACAGCACACCCGAAGGCGACTCCATCGAAAGGAGCAGCGAGCCCGTCGAGGCCGGGACATGCGCCAGGCCGACGTTTTGGATGAGCAGAGCCACGCATGTGCAGCCCACCGAGAGAAACGCCATCGCAGTGATAAAGCTCGGCGTCCACACGGACAGAGGCGCTTGGGTCTCGAATAGCAGCGACGTTGCCAGGCTCAGCACGCCGTTGCCCACAAACATCCAAAACGTGATGACGTTGATGTCCATTTTGCGACCGTACTTGGCAGTCACCGCCATCTGGATGGCGAAAAAGACCGCACCCGCCAGCGTAATGACGTCACCGATGTTGAATTCAACGCTATCGAGCGCCACCAAACCAATGCCCGCCAAGCACAGCAGTGCCGCGCCCAGGTTATAGCGGGTGAGTTTTTCGCCGCTCAGAAAATAGCTCGCGAACGGCACAAGGATGCAGTACGTGCCCGTCAAAAAAGCATTCTTGCCCGCCGTAGTATGTGCCAGACCGACCGTCTGCAACGCATAGGCCGCCCACATGAGCACGCCCATACTCAGGCCAACGATCAGGTTGCGAGCGTTGAAATGTGCAATGATGCGCTTGTGGAAGACGGCAAACATGACCAACGCTGCGGGCAGAAAGCGTACATAGAGCAGCTCGAACACCGGAATGGTGTCGAGCGCATCCTTCATAGTGGTAAAGGAGTAGCCCCAGATAATCGCCACCGAAAGCAGCAGAACTTTCCAGAACAGCGGCGAGCGAGCGCCGGCGCCGCGGGAGGTGCCGCCCGCGCCTAGGTCCTCGCGAGCAACAGGGCTATCGGGCAAGTTTTCGATTTCGTTGGCAGCGTATTGGGCCATGGAACATCCTCACACTCAAACTGGGCGTGGTGTCCGCACGCGTAAGGCTGCGTGCCGCCTCATGGTCAAATAAAAACGGGACGCGCCGGACCCCCGGCACGCCCCGCTACTGTAGCAACAACCAAGCAACCCGTGCAATCCAGCCCACTAAAGCGTTTTGTTCCGCCGTTCTACCGAACGGCGGACCGGCCGACGCTGCGCGAGCCGCATTCACACCAATCTGACGTTCAATTTCAAGGGCGCGACCAGAAGGTCAGCGCCCTTTCATTTCACGTCACCTTGGCGCAAATGCGGCTCGCTCGCTGACATTGCCGCAGCATCAGCGTTTACATTGTTGCGCTAGATTAATTTAGTACTCTCCAGCTTTTCGATGATCCAGTCGTTAGCTTTGATAACCGGACGGCGGAAGACGACGCCCAGGGCCAGCGACGGAATCAGGTAGCTCGCCAAGATACCCAGCTCAATCCAGTACTCCATATGGTAGGCACCGGCCATGGCGGCGTGCATGGCGTTGATGCCGTGAGTAAACGGCAGGAACGGGTAGATCGCCTGGAACACGGGGCCGGTCATCTCGATGGGGAACGTACCGCCCGAACCGCCGACCTGCATGACCAGCAGCACGACGGCGAGGGCCTTGCCGATATCTCCAAACGATACCGTAAGCGTGTAGACGATATTGGAGAACACTAGACTCGCGACCCAGCCCGCCAGCACAAACTGCAGGGGATTGTCGCACTGGATGCCAAAGAACAGAATGTCGCCCGCGCACACGAGCGTTGCCTGCAGCAGAGCCAGACCGCCAAAGAACAGGTAGCGACCCAGGTAGATCTCGTGCAGGCGCACGGGGATGAGCTCGTTGATAAGCTCATCGTCAACCGAAACCTTCATCATGGCCGCCAGTACGATCGAGCCGACCCATAGCGACAGAATCGTGTAGAACGGCGCCATAGCCGAGCCGTAGTTGCGGATCGGATAGACCGGCTTGCGATCGAGCGCAACGGGGCCGGAAAGCGACACGGCGAGGCCCTCGGGGTCGCTGCCAATCATTGTCTTAATCATGGCCAGGTCACCCGAGATCAGAGCGCTATCAAGCTCGTCCTTAAAGGCACTGATCTTGTCCGACGCCTCGCCCAGCTGATTGGAAGCCTTGTTGACCAGCTTTGCAGCCTTGGAGAGACCCTTCGCGAGCGAACCAGAGGCGTCGGTCAGACCGCTCACGGCGCTATCCAAGTCACCCGAGATACCGTTCAGGGAATCCAGAACGCCCGAAATGGTCTTCTTGAGCTCCTTGGCCTTAACCGAGAACGTAGAATCGTAGTCGGACTTGGCACCCGAGATACCCGCCTTGGCATCGGCGATGGCCTGGTCGACCTCGGCACGCGAATTGTTGACCTCCGCCATGCTGCCCGAAAGGGACTTTGCGGTCGCCGTCAGGTCCTTCGCATTGTTACGGTACTCCGCGGCAATTCTGCCCAGCGACGTCGCAGCGGACTTGAGGCCGTCTTTGAGCTTGTCATCACTCACCTGGTCGGCAAGGTTGCGGAGCCGATCGGCCATCGCATCGATATCGTCAGCACGCGTATTGAGCGCCGCTGCGGCTTCGTTGAGCTGAGACACCGTAAGGTCAACATGCTGATTCGCGGCATCGAATGCCTTCGCAAGCTCGGCGGACACGTTGTCGAACGAGCCCGCGCTTCCGTCAATCGCCGCGTCAACGGCATCGCTGGCGGCCTTGAGCGCTTCCTTGGAATCATTGATTCCGTTCTTGGCGTGCTCCATCAGCTGCTTCGTCGACTCATCAACGGTGCCCGTCTGCTTGAGCATGCCACCCGCCGATGTCAACGAATCGGACGTAGAGCTCAAAATGCCCGCGAGTGACGTCGCGCTCGCCTGAACGTCCTGCAGGTCCTCGACCGAATCGCCCAGTGTAGAGGACAGATTGGCGATAAAGTTGCTCACCTGGTCGGTGCTCATATAGTCGAGCAGGCTGGACACGGTCTTAAGGCCGATAGTCGTAATGGTCTTGGTAAAGGTCTCGTTGACCTGGCTCTGGACGGCGCTCGAGCCCTTCTCGGTCACGATCTGTGCGATGGCGTTGGCCTTCTGGTTCTCATAGAACTCGATATCGGCGTGCTTCACGTCGGTCGAGAAGAGCGTCATCATGTCTGCGCTAAAACTTTTAGGGATAACAACGGCCGCATAGTATGCGCCCGACTTAACGCCCTCAATCGCCTTATCGCGGTCGTTGAGGACGACCCAGTCGAAGTTCTCGTTGCCGCGCAGGGTGGCGGTTACGTTTTCGCCCACGTTGACCTCGACGGGAATCAGATCGCTCTCGTAGCCCTCGTCAGTGTTGACCACTGCAATTTTAAGGTTGCCGGTATTGCCGTAGGGATCCCAGCTTCCGGCGATGTTAAACCACGCGTACAGGCACGGCACGATGATCAGGCCCATCACAACAACCAAGCCGATCACGGAGCGGGACACGTTTTGGACATCGCGCTTAAACAGGTGCAGGATGTTTTTCATTTATGCCTCACCTCCTTTAGAGTGCTTGCCAAGCGGGGTGGTGTCCCCGTCGTTTCCGCTTACGTTGTCAACGTCGTCGACATCTTGAGCCTTACGATGCGCACCGATATGCGGCAGACGGCTCGTGGGCTGTTCGCTGTCCTTGGTGCCCCGCTCGCTGGCGTTGAGACCAAACATGCGACGGGCAGCAGGGATGGCAGCCGTGTGCTCGCGCATCTCGCGGCGAAGGTCCTCGTCCGAAAGCGCCGAGATACGCATCTGGGTATTGAGGCTCGCACGGATGTACTCGATGTTGATGAGCCAGCCACAGATGGCGATAACCGAAATGATCCAGATAACGAGCAGGATAATCTTGCCGTTATTGTCGATATCGAGCACCGTCGAGAGCACAAAGAGCAGGACCTGCACGCCTACCACGGCAGCAAAACCGCCCTTGATGTAGTACGGGTAGCGATGCTCAAACGCCACGGCATGATCGAGCAGCTCGCGACGGTACGAATCGGAATCGAGCATGACGCGCATGGCCGTGCGCAGCGAATAGCGCTGGCGCGGCAGGTCGTTGGACTCGCAGATCATGAGGCCCGTCGTGGAAAGCTGCTTATCAAAGAGCAGGTTAAGGTTGAGCAGCAGCGGACGCAGCTGCAGGCCGATAAAGAGCGCCACGATCAAGAACACGCCCAGAATGCACAGGTTGAACAGGTAGTTGAACGAATACATGCCGCCGACCGTCTCGCGCAGCAGATTGATGCCGTAGGTAAAGGGCAGCAGCGGGTGCAGCCACTGGAAGAAGCCGGGCATCATCTCGATGGGGTACATGCCCGACGAACCCGGGATCTGCACGATGACGAGAATGACGCCGATAGCCTTGCCGATATGCTTAAACGTGGTGGACAGCGCATAGATGATATTGACGTAGGTGAACGAAATGGCGATGCCGCCCAGCACGAACAGCAGCGGGCTGACGCACTGCACGCCAATCACCAGATCGCCTACCGTAACGATGATGGCCTGCAACGCGCCCAGGATCACCAGGAGCAACCAGCGGCCAAAGTAGCCCTGACGCGCGGTAAAGCTGCCGATGCCTTCGCGATCGACCTCGAGCTTGTAGATGGCGATAAGCACGTAGCCGCCCACCCAAAGCGCCAGGTTGGTATAGAACGGGGCAATGCCCGAGCCGAAGCTCTTAACCGGATAGATCGACTTGGACGCGAGCTCAACCGGAGATGCCATGAAATCTGCCACGTCATTGACATCGACGCCCATCAGATCGGCCAGCTCGCCCATGGACTCGGAGGTCTGCAGCGCCGCGATGTCATTGGCGGCGGTTGCAAGCTTGTCCTGGACCTTGGCAAGCGAGGAATCGGTCTGGGACAGCGTGGTCTTGGCCTGGCCGAGCGTAGCGCTAAGCTGCGCCAACGTGCCGCGCGCATTTGCAAGTGTAGGTGTCATACCCGAGACGATACCGGTCAGGTCGCCCGAAACGGCAGCAAAAGAGTCGAGCGCGCTCGAGGCCTTCGGCAGCGCGTTTTGGCCCAAGTCCGTCTGGGCTTGGCCAAGGTTGGTCGCACCGGTATGAATTGCGTTATTGATAGCGTCACTGGCACCCGAAACAGCCGCTGCGTCATTCGCCATGGCGCTCGACTGCGCGGACAGACCGTCCTTGATGCTCTGAAGCTTTTCATTCTGCTCTCGAAGCAAATCGATGGTCGATACAATGCGCGCGTCAATTTCCTCGGAACCTGTCGACGTGTCATTGGCGAGAATCTCCAAGTGCCCGATAACGGCCTTATTGTGGTCGATCGTCGCTTGAAGAGACTCGAGCGAGTTGTCGATACGGGTGGTCGTAGATGTGACCGCGCCCGTCAGCTTGCCGATGGCAGCGTTCGCAGAGGCCGACGTCTTGGTGAGCGCAAGGCTGCCTTCCGAGAGCGCCTTGGAGAGCGAGGTGATGGAGTTGCCCGCCGTGGTGCGAGCTTCGCTCAGCAGGTCGTTGCCCTGGGAGATCGCCTGCGTCAGCGACGGTGCCTGGCCTTGCAAGCCGGCAAGTGCCGCATCAGCCGAGGCGATAGCGCCGCTCGTCTTATCGATGGCGGCATTCATATCGCCAATCGAATCGCGCACCTCGCCCAAGGTGTCGGACGCCTCGGACACCGAACTTGCCAGCGAGTCCTGAGTCTGGGTTGCCTTGTCCTTTAAATCGACACCGGCATCCTTGGCGATACCGGCAACAGTCTTGCCTACCGTAGAGACAAATTCCGAGTTGATCTGCTCCTCGATGGTGTTTGCACCGGTATCGGTAACCTTGGGCGCAATGGCGCTCTTCTTCTCATTGACGTAGTACGTGAGCTTGGGCTGATGGTAGTTGCCGTCGAGCATCGAAACCAGGTTATCCGAGAAGTTCTTGGGAATCACGATAGCGGCATAGTACTCGCCGCTCTCGACGCCCTCCTTGGCATCGGCCGTCGAGTCGACGAACGTCCAGCCCAACTGATGATTCTCCTTGAGCTGGTCGACCACTTTGTCGCCAGCGTTGAGCTCACCCACCAAGTCGTTTTGGGTGCCTCGATCGTTGTTGGCGATAGCAATCTTGATGCCTTGGGTGTTTCCATACGGATCCCAGTTTGCCACGATGTTATACCAGGCATACAGCGAGGGAATAACGCACACGCCTAGGGTAACCACCAGGGCGACGGGGTTCACAAGCAGTCGCTTAATGTCGCGCTTAAATATCGCAAAGGACACCTTTGCATTGGATAGTTTGCTGCCGAGACTCACGCTTGGACCATCCATCCTGTCGTTAAATCGAATCGTACTATCGACAACCATTGTAGTAGGCGCTTTAACGTCTCAAAGCACAATGGTGTTGAGTTTTGCGGGTAGCAATATACTACGAAGATGAGTTAACGTACAGATGTACAGTATCCTAAATTTCAGCAGGTCACAAAACCACAACCCGCACAAATTAGCAATTCAAATAGTCATCGGGGACGTTCTTAAACGACTAGTCAAACAAAAACGTCCCCAATGACTACTTAGGACCACGGCAACGTCGATGTTTTGGCAATGCCAGCGAGCGGGCGCCAGAGCGAACAAATTGGCATGAAAAGAGGACGGCATAGACCTTCTGGTCATGCCGTCCTCTTTGAATGACAAGTTGTCGCTCTGGCGCCCGCGCAGCGTCGACTGGTCCGCCGTTCGTTAGAACGGCGGAACTGAGGGCAGCGTCGAGCCGTTACGCGGTTTGGTAAAACCGCGTAAATACCTAACTACATCAAGTTGCAAACAGCTGCTGCGAAGGCAACGGGGTCCTCGGGCAGAATGCCCTCGACCAGCAGGGCCTGGTCATAGAGCAAACCGGAGTACTGCTTGATCTTGTCGGCGTCGCCCGCCTTCTGAGCGGCGACGAGCTTGGAAAAGACCGGGTGCTTGGCGTTGAGCTCGAGCACGCGCTGGCTCTTGGGCATACCGTCGGGCGCGCCCTCGGGACCCTTCTGGAGCACCTTCTCCATCTCGAGCGAAAGCGGGCCCTCGGTGGTGATGCACGCGGGAGCATCGGTCAGGCGCGCAGAGACGGCAACCTTCTCGACCTTGTCGCCGAGTGCCTCCTTCATGGCGTTAAAGAGGTCCTCGTTCTCCTTGGTGGCGTCCTCGGCCTCCTTTTTCTCGTCCTCGGTCGCCAGGTCAAGATCACCGGTTGCGACGTTCTTGAGCTCCAGGTGACGATCCTCAACCTCGGGCTCGGCACCATCGGCCACGGCCTTCTCGGCAGCCTCGCGGGCGGCATCGTCCTCGTAGATCTTGGGCATATCAGCGGCAACGTACTCACGCATAGCCTGGAAGGTGAACTCATCCACGTCCTGCGTCAGCAGCAGCACGTCATAGCCGCGGTCGAGCACGCCCTTTACCACGGGCATCTTGGCCAAGCGCTCACGCGAGTCGCCGGCGGCGTAGTAGATGGCCTTCTGATCCTCGGGCATGCCCTTGGCATACTCGGCCAGGGTAATCATCTTCTGTTCCTTGGCAGACCAGAACAGCAACAGATCGGCGAGCTCATCGGCCTTCATGCCATAGCTCGAGTAGATGCCGTACTTAAGACCGCGGCCAAAGTTCTCAAAGAACTTCTCGTAGGCCTCGCGGTCGTTGTCACGCATATCCTCAAGGTCGGCGGTGATCTTCTTTTCCACACGCTTGGCGATGGCCTTGAGCTGACGGTTCTGCTGCAGCGTCTCACGCGAGATGTTGAGCGACACATCGGCGGAATCCACGACGCCGCGGACAAAGTTGTAGTAGTCGGGCAGCAGGTCGTCGCACTTCTCCATGATCAGGACGTTGGAGCTGTAGAGTGCCAGACCCTTCTCGTAATCCTTGCTGTACAGATCGAACGGCGCGCGGCCCGGCACAAACAGCAGGGCATCGTACTCGAGCGTGCCCTCGGCATGGAAGCTGATGGTGCGCGCAGGATCGTCAAAGTCGTGGAACGTG
Protein-coding regions in this window:
- a CDS encoding DMT family transporter gives rise to the protein MAQYAANEIENLPDSPVAREDLGAGGTSRGAGARSPLFWKVLLLSVAIIWGYSFTTMKDALDTIPVFELLYVRFLPAALVMFAVFHKRIIAHFNARNLIVGLSMGVLMWAAYALQTVGLAHTTAGKNAFLTGTYCILVPFASYFLSGEKLTRYNLGAALLCLAGIGLVALDSVEFNIGDVITLAGAVFFAIQMAVTAKYGRKMDINVITFWMFVGNGVLSLATSLLFETQAPLSVWTPSFITAMAFLSVGCTCVALLIQNVGLAHVPASTGSLLLSMESPSGVLFSVLLMGEALTSRLLAGFALIFLSIILSETHFDFLRRKPRPQL
- a CDS encoding YhgE/Pip domain-containing protein, encoding MKNILHLFKRDVQNVSRSVIGLVVVMGLIIVPCLYAWFNIAGSWDPYGNTGNLKIAVVNTDEGYESDLIPVEVNVGENVTATLRGNENFDWVVLNDRDKAIEGVKSGAYYAAVVIPKSFSADMMTLFSTDVKHADIEFYENQKANAIAQIVTEKGSSAVQSQVNETFTKTITTIGLKTVSSLLDYMSTDQVSNFIANLSSTLGDSVEDLQDVQASATSLAGILSSTSDSLTSAGGMLKQTGTVDESTKQLMEHAKNGINDSKEALKAASDAVDAAIDGSAGSFDNVSAELAKAFDAANQHVDLTVSQLNEAAAALNTRADDIDAMADRLRNLADQVSDDKLKDGLKSAATSLGRIAAEYRNNAKDLTATAKSLSGSMAEVNNSRAEVDQAIADAKAGISGAKSDYDSTFSVKAKELKKTISGVLDSLNGISGDLDSAVSGLTDASGSLAKGLSKAAKLVNKASNQLGEASDKISAFKDELDSALISGDLAMIKTMIGSDPEGLAVSLSGPVALDRKPVYPIRNYGSAMAPFYTILSLWVGSIVLAAMMKVSVDDELINELIPVRLHEIYLGRYLFFGGLALLQATLVCAGDILFFGIQCDNPLQFVLAGWVASLVFSNIVYTLTVSFGDIGKALAVVLLVMQVGGSGGTFPIEMTGPVFQAIYPFLPFTHGINAMHAAMAGAYHMEYWIELGILASYLIPSLALGVVFRRPVIKANDWIIEKLESTKLI
- a CDS encoding YhgE/Pip domain-containing protein encodes the protein MSFAIFKRDIKRLLVNPVALVVTLGVCVIPSLYAWYNIVANWDPYGNTQGIKIAIANNDRGTQNDLVGELNAGDKVVDQLKENHQLGWTFVDSTADAKEGVESGEYYAAIVIPKNFSDNLVSMLDGNYHQPKLTYYVNEKKSAIAPKVTDTGANTIEEQINSEFVSTVGKTVAGIAKDAGVDLKDKATQTQDSLASSVSEASDTLGEVRDSIGDMNAAIDKTSGAIASADAALAGLQGQAPSLTQAISQGNDLLSEARTTAGNSITSLSKALSEGSLALTKTSASANAAIGKLTGAVTSTTTRIDNSLESLQATIDHNKAVIGHLEILANDTSTGSEEIDARIVSTIDLLREQNEKLQSIKDGLSAQSSAMANDAAAVSGASDAINNAIHTGATNLGQAQTDLGQNALPKASSALDSFAAVSGDLTGIVSGMTPTLANARGTLAQLSATLGQAKTTLSQTDSSLAKVQDKLATAANDIAALQTSESMGELADLMGVDVNDVADFMASPVELASKSIYPVKSFGSGIAPFYTNLALWVGGYVLIAIYKLEVDREGIGSFTARQGYFGRWLLLVILGALQAIIVTVGDLVIGVQCVSPLLFVLGGIAISFTYVNIIYALSTTFKHIGKAIGVILVIVQIPGSSGMYPIEMMPGFFQWLHPLLPFTYGINLLRETVGGMYSFNYLFNLCILGVFLIVALFIGLQLRPLLLNLNLLFDKQLSTTGLMICESNDLPRQRYSLRTAMRVMLDSDSYRRELLDHAVAFEHRYPYYIKGGFAAVVGVQVLLFVLSTVLDIDNNGKIILLVIWIISVIAICGWLINIEYIRASLNTQMRISALSDEDLRREMREHTAAIPAARRMFGLNASERGTKDSEQPTSRLPHIGAHRKAQDVDDVDNVSGNDGDTTPLGKHSKGGEA
- the htpG gene encoding molecular chaperone HtpG, whose protein sequence is MRQFKTESKKLLDLMINSIYTNKEIFLRELISNASDAVDKLNFKSLQDPSVKINQGDLAIRVSFDKDARTITISDNGIGMTAEELERNLGTIAHSGSEEFKTENAEQQGSDVDIIGQFGVGFYSAFMVASHVKVVSRAYGEDVAHVWESDGLEGYTIEDGERAEHGTDVILTLRENEKLDADGEAETYDRFLTEWGLKSLIQQYSNYVRYPIQMMVSKSRQKPKPEDAGDDYTPEYEDYQELETVNSMTPIWKKHSSDVEQKDYDEFYKSTFHDFDDPARTISFHAEGTLEYDALLFVPGRAPFDLYSKDYEKGLALYSSNVLIMEKCDDLLPDYYNFVRGVVDSADVSLNISRETLQQNRQLKAIAKRVEKKITADLEDMRDNDREAYEKFFENFGRGLKYGIYSSYGMKADELADLLLFWSAKEQKMITLAEYAKGMPEDQKAIYYAAGDSRERLAKMPVVKGVLDRGYDVLLLTQDVDEFTFQAMREYVAADMPKIYEDDAAREAAEKAVADGAEPEVEDRHLELKNVATGDLDLATEDEKKEAEDATKENEDLFNAMKEALGDKVEKVAVSARLTDAPACITTEGPLSLEMEKVLQKGPEGAPDGMPKSQRVLELNAKHPVFSKLVAAQKAGDADKIKQYSGLLYDQALLVEGILPEDPVAFAAAVCNLM